In the Aristaeella hokkaidonensis genome, ATTCTAGTATCCTAAATGAATACTTAAAACTGAAAACTTAAAACTTAAAAATGAGTGGCTGCGGCCAAAGAAAAAATGGTTGTTTGAAGGATGAATTCGTGATACAATGCCCCCAATATTTTACGAACAGCAGAGCGGGGAGATGAGAAAAATGGTGAAGAATGTCGCAATTGTGAGCTTGTCCAGCGGTATTATCGGCGAGCCGTTTGTTCAGTTTGAGGTGGAAATCGGTTTGAAGAGGCTGAAAGAATACGGCCTGAATGTGAAACTGATGCCGAATGCGTGCAAAGGACTGGAATACGTGAAGGCGCATCCGGAAAAGCGGGCGGAGGATATGCTGGCAGCTTTCCGGGATCCGGAGATCGACATGATCCTGTGTGCCATCGGCGGGGACGATACCTACAGTATGCTGCCGTATCTGTTTGAAAACAATGAGCTGGCAGAGACGATAAGCAACAAGATATTCCTCGGGTTTTCCGATACGACGATCAATCACCTGATGCTGCATAAGGTGGGTCTCCGTTCTTTTTATGGCCAGGCATTTCTCTGCGATCTGTGTGAACTTGCACCGGAAATGCATCCCTATACCCGGAAGTATTTTGAAGAACTGATCACCACCGGAACGATCCGGGAGATTACCCCCAGCGATGTGTGGTATGAGGAGCGGGTCCGCTTCTCTCCGGACCAGGTGGGTACCCGGACACCCGCT is a window encoding:
- a CDS encoding S66 family peptidase codes for the protein MVKNVAIVSLSSGIIGEPFVQFEVEIGLKRLKEYGLNVKLMPNACKGLEYVKAHPEKRAEDMLAAFRDPEIDMILCAIGGDDTYSMLPYLFENNELAETISNKIFLGFSDTTINHLMLHKVGLRSFYGQAFLCDLCELAPEMHPYTRKYFEELITTGTIREITPSDVWYEERVRFSPDQVGTRTPAHPNQGFELLQGSPVFSGKILGGCIDSMYDIFNGDRYADMPVLCEKYHLFPEAEDWKGRIILLESSEEKPTPEQYRKSLEYLKERGVFDAVNGVLAGKPMDETYAEEYKQLLKEVIAKPELSIVFNINIGHAMPRCIMPFGVEATVDTGKQIIRFAE